The following are from one region of the Salminus brasiliensis chromosome 14, fSalBra1.hap2, whole genome shotgun sequence genome:
- the birc5b gene encoding baculoviral IAP repeat-containing protein 5b, whose amino-acid sequence MSHSEVIAARFLCFDQMYSFERRLQTFSDWPFREDCQCTPELMAKAGFVHCPSENEPDVVCCFYCLKELEGWEPEDVPWSEHAKRSPDCAFLQMKSWDQLTAIEFFHLEHGRIRNYIRKMAHMKIAHFRDEVENISKNLRTLFDIVS is encoded by the exons ATGTCTCATTCGGAAGTAATTGCAGCTCGATTCCTGTGTTTTGATCAGATGTACAGCTTTGAGAGGCGCCTGCAGACTTTCTCTGACTGGCCTTTTCGTGAAGACTGCCAGTGCACACCCGAGCTG ATGGCCAAGGCAGGTTTCGTCCACTGTCCCAGTGAGAATGAGCCTGATGTGGTCTGCTGTTTCTACTGCCTCAAAGAGCTGGAGGGCTGGGAGCCTGAAGATGTCCCTTG GTCTGAGCACGCCAAGCGCTCTCCAGACTGTGCCTTCCTTCAGATGAAGTCCTGGGATCAGCTTACAGCTATTGAGTTTTTTCATCTGGAGCACGGAAGGATTCGCAACTACATT AGGAAAATGGCACATATGAAGATTGCGCATTTCCGTGACGAAGTGGAAAATATTAGCAAAAATCTGAGAACTCTTTTTGATATTGTGTCttaa